Part of the Paenibacillus aurantius genome, TCCTCGGTCAAAACCGAAGCGGAAATGAAGAAAGTGCTGTCCTTCCTGGACAAGCTGCTCGATAAAGAGATGGTATACCTTATCAACAAGGGCGTGGAAGGCAAGCATTACAAGGTGGAGGGCGACTTTACCATTCCTCTGGATAAGGATGCGGACGCCAAGGAAGTGAAGCCTTACCGCGACACCTTAATCCAGCGTGGCGAGGCCTACAACATGGATAAGCCCATGAAGGAAACCGATCTGTTCCTGAAGAACAAGAAGCTGGTCAGCGGAAACGAAAAGTATGCCGTGAACAATCCCGCGCTGACCCTTCTCTCGGATACGTACACCGAACGGGGAAAAGAGCTGGAGCAGATGATTACGGATGCGGAAACCAAATTCATTATGGGCAAGATCGACGAAGCCGGCTGGAAAGCGGAAATGGATAAATGGAAGAAGGCCGGCGGGGATAAATTGATGCAGGAATACAAAGAGGCTTATTTGAAAAATAAAAAATAAGGGGATTCTGGTGCCCTTTCTGTGGAAACCGATATCAAAATCGAGTATGTTTTTGCAATTTCCCGCTATTCTTTGCTCTCTTCTGCCATGGTACCCTATCGGAAGAGAGACCAAGAAAGAGAGGGCGATGAAGGTGAAGTACCGCACATTGGGAGGGACGGGGCTGCAGGTATCGGCGCTTAGCTTCGGCGCCTCGTCACTCGGATCCGTTTTTCGGGAAACCGACGAGTCGGAAAGCATCCGAACCGTGGAGGAAGCGGTGGACAGCGGCATCAACCTGATCGACGTGTCCCCTTATTACGGCTTGACGAAGGCGGAGACGGTGCTTGGCAAAGCGATCGCTTCGATCCCGCGGGACCGGTTCCTGCTGTCGACAAAGGCCGGGCGTTACGGGGACCGGGAGTTCGATTTCTCAGAGCGCCGCATTCTGCAAAGTGTTGAGGAAAGCTTGGCCCGGCTGCAGACCGATTATGTGGACATCCTGTTCCTCCATGATATCGAATTCGTTCCGTTCGATGAGGTGGCGGAGGGTGCGTTCCGTGCACTGGAGACCCTTAAGCAGTCCGGCAAAATCCGGTTCGGTGGGGTGTCCGGACTTCCCCTGACCGTTTTCGAGAAGGCCCTTGCCCATACTTCGCTCGACGCGGTGCTGTCCTACTGCCACTATTCCTTGAACGACACCAGCCTGTTGAGCCTTCTTCCTCTGCTGGAGGAATGGGGAGTCGGCCTCGTGAACGCTTCGCCGCTCTCGATGGGCCTCCTGGGTCATCGTCCGGTGGCCGAATGGCATCCCGCAAGCGGGGAGATCAAACGGGTGTGCCGGGAAGCGGCCGCCTATTGCGAACGTCAGGGGGCGGACCTCGCCAAGCTCGCCGTTCAATTCGCGACGGCGAATGAGCGCATCCCCACGACCTTGGTCAGTACGGCCAATCCGGAACATATCCGCCGCAACGTCCAATGGACCGAGGAGCCGATGGACGAGTCCCTGTTGAAGGAAGTGCTCCGCATCCTGGAGCCGATCCGCAACCAAACCTGGGTAAGCGGGCTGCCGGAGTATAATCCGGAATTGCCTTCCTGATCCCGCCCGAAGAACTATAACGTTTTCCCCTTAAAGCCCGCCGGCACCGGCGGGCTTTTTGGCTGTATTCCCAAGGAAATCCCCGGATCCCGGCCTCCCCATATGCAATTATCGGCGATATACAATTTCCGCAAACCCGCGCCGGAACTGGATTATCGTATACCTCTTCGAAACATGTCTATGGTGTTACTCCCTCTTTTGCGTTTGAATAAGAGACGTACCGTAAACATCAGGCTGCCACAAAAATTGCGGATAAGGAGAAAGAGAGATGAGTAATCCTACTGTTCAGCTGAGCGCTTCCCGGGAGACCGCTCTGCGCTTGCAAAGGAGAAGGCGTTTCCGGATGAACATCCCGCTCTTGGTTATGTTCTCGCCGATCCTCGTTTATTTCATTCTGTTTAAATACGTCCCGATGGGCGGGCTTATCATCGCCTTTAAGCAGTACAACCTGGCTGACGGCATTCTGGGCAGCCCTTGGACGGGACTGGATAACTTCCGGCTTCTGTTCAATAGTCCCATGATGGTCACGATCATCAAGAACACCTTCGTGATCTCCATCCTGTCGGTCCTGGTGTCCTTTCCCTTCCCGATTCTTCTCGCCATCCTCCTTAATGAGGTGCGGGGAATGGTATACAAACGGACGATCCAGACGCTGGTGTATTTGCCGCATTTTTTGAACTGGGTTATTATCGGTTCGTTTGTGGTTCTCATTTTCGCCCAGGAACAAGGCGTCATCAACAAAATCATCTCGGCGCTCGGAGGGGAGAAAATCCAGTTTCTTTATAACAAGTCCACCTGGCTCGGGGTTTTTCTGGGCTCCGGCATCTGGAAGGAAGCGGGGTTCGGGGCCATCATCTACCTGGCGGCACTCGGCAATATCGACCCTAGCCTGTATGAATCCTCGAGCATCGACGGGGCCAACAAGCTGAGGCAGATGTGGCACATTACGATTCCCGGCATTGCGCCGGTCATTATTCTGATGCTGATTCTCTCGATGGAGCATGTCATGGATGTCGGCTTCGATCAAATTTATGTGCTCAAGAATCCGATGGTCGGCGATATTGCGAACGTCATCAGCGTCTGGAGCTACGAGGTAGGGCTTGGCCGCGGCCAGTTCAGTATAACGACGGCGCTCGGCTTCTTTCAGTCCTTGGTCGGCCTGGTCCTCGTGCTCACTGCGAACAAAATCGCCCGGAAATTTGGCCAAGGGCTATGGTAAAGGAGTGACGGGATGAGAACATCTTTAGGAGAAAAAATTTTTTACGGAGTCAATGCCTTCCTGCTTGGGCTCCTCGGCATCAGCTGCATCCTGCCGATTCTACACATCGTATCCCTGTCCTTAAGCTCGGAGCACGCGGTGATGTCCGGCTTCGTCGGACTCTGGCCGGTCGGGTTTACGACGGATTCCTATAAGCTGCTGATCGAGGGGACCAACATCGTGAACGCCTTTAAGAACAGCGTGGTGATCACCGTCGTGGGGACGGCCTTGAATATCCTCTTCACCATTCTTGCCGCTTATCCGCTGTCCCGGACGTATTTCTACTGGAGAAAGCCGCTCAGTCTATTGATCGTCTTTACCATGCTCTTTACGGCCGGCCTTATCCCGAGCTATTTGCTGATCAAAAGCCTGGGACTTGTCAATAGCTATGGGGCCTTGTGGCTGCCGGCTCTTGTGAGTGTCTACAACCTTCTGGTTCTAAAAACCTTTTTCGAGAACATCCCGGGGGAGCTGGAGGACGCGGCGCGGATCGACGGCTGCAGCGAAACGAGACTCATCATGCAGATCATGCTTCCACTGTCCATGCCGGTGATCGCCACCCTGGTGCTGTTCTATGCGGTAGGCCACTGGAATTCGTTCTTTAATGTTATGATCTATATCAATTCCTCCGACAAGCATAACCTGACCGTGCTCGTCCAGCAGATGATCATGAACAGCCAGCTGGCCCAGCAGGTGACGGAAGGCCAATTCAGCGACGACCTGACCCAGTCGGTCACCCCCCAGTCGATTCAATCGGCCGGTGTCATCGCCATGCTGCTTCCGATGCTGATCGTGTATCCTTTCCTGCAGAAGTATTTTGTCAAAGGGGTTATGATCGGCTCGATCAAAGGATAGAGAAGACTCGGTTGATTACAGGTGGAGGTGAGGCCGGCAGGAAGGATGCTCCAATTCATGAATATCTAAGCTTGGCTTATTCGAAAAAGGGAGGACAAACGGGATGATCAACAAAAAGAAAAGCGCCCTGCTGGCGATGACGACCGTTCTGGCGGCGGGTTCCTTACTCGCAGCCTGCGGCAAAGAAGGGGATAAAGGCGAAGGCGCCGGGAAAGCTTCGGAGGGCGCGGACGGCAAGAAGGGCAAAATCTCGGTGATGGTTTACGACAGAGGCCGGGTGCCGGCTGAGGAAGGGACCTATGACAAGAACCGCTGGACGGAGTGGATTAACAAGAATGCTCCGGCCGAAGTGACGTTCGTTCCCATTCCGCGCAACAAACCGGAAGACAAGCTGAACGTCCTTCTTGCTTCGGGCTCCGCGCCTGATTTCATTCAGGATTACAATCCATTGAACAAGAATGCCTGGTATGCGTCGAAGCAGCTGATGCCGCTCGATGACCTGATCGAGAAGCACAGCGTGGAATACAAGGCTCTCCTGAACAAGTATCCGATCCTGCGCAAGCTGGGTACCCAAGACGATGGCAAGCTCTATGAGGTCGGAGCGTTCACCCAAACGGATATCAACTGGGTTTTCCTGGTGAGGAACGACTGGCTGAAGAAGCTGAACCTGGAAGTGCCGAAGACGACCGAGGAATTGTATAATGTCGCCAAGGCCTTCACAGAGAACGATCCGGATGGCAACGGCAAGAAGGATACGTTCGGGATCTCCCTTGGAGGAGGATTTAACCAAAATATCTTCAACTGGATCTTTGGTCTGCCTGGCGCCGGCTATGCTCTGGAGGACGGCAAAATGGTCTATCCGTGGAAGCAGATGGAGGCGATTGCCGACTTCAAGAAGCGGTTGTACCAGGACGGTCTGATCGATAAAGATTTCGCGGCGGATGCCAATGGGGAGAAGGCCAAGCGGGATTTTGTCAATGGCAAGATCGGCTTCTACACGATGCAGTGGGCGGACGTGAAGGCGACCTTCGAAGCCCTGAAGAAGAACGTACCGGACGCCCAGCTTGTGCCGATCGCGCTGCCTAAGAGCTCCTTCGGTCAATTCGTTCCCGCCCTGAATCCGCCGGCTCAAACGCCTGGAGTGGTTAACGCCGCAGCCAAGGATCCGGTTGCCGTCATCAAATATATCGACTTCCTGAACAAAGAGGACACGGTCAAGGCCCTGAAGTGGGGACTCGAGGGCGAGCATTATAAACTCGATGCCAATGGCTGCCCGGCCCCGGTTAACCTCGAGAAGAACAAGAAGGAAAAAGACTGGAACGCCGACTATTCGATGGTAAGCAGCTCGACCGATGCGACCCGCAAGTGCGATCCCCGCATCATGGAGATCGATACGAGCTCCCCGGTAGGGCAGGAATACAAAGCCATTCTGGAGACAGCCCGTAAAATCTACCTGAATCCGGCGACTCCTATGCCCGGCTTCTTCCTGAACGCTCCGGCCAAGCCGAACGAGCTGGATATGATCGAGCAGAGCGTATCCAAGCTGGGAGATGAATATACGAAGGCGATCGTGACCAAGGACTATACGCCGGAGAAAGCGACCCAAACGGCCAAGGATATGTGGACGAAGGCCGGCGGCGGAAAAATAGATGAATGGTACAACACCTTTTACAGCAAGAACAAAGATAAAATCGTAACCGTTACGGATATTTACGAAAAGAAATAAAGCACTGTAGATAAGGCGCCTTCTTCCCAAAGGCGCCTTTTTCATGCAATGACCGGCTTAAACCGCTTTCTCGCTTCCGGTCGAGGCGGGAATGTCTATTGACAGAAAGATGTATATTGCTCAGAATAAGAACTTCAGTAATAAATGGAAGTATCCATCAAGTTTGGGGGGACGGGAATGCCGGGTAAGTGGTTCAAACGGCTGCTTCTTTCCTATTTGCCGATCTTCGTCCTCGTCATCTTCAGTTTGTCGATTCTCTTTTTTGTCATCGTCAACAAAGTGTCGCGCGAAGAGGCGAAGCAGGCCAATCAAGTGTTCATGGAACAGGTGCTCGTCCAGCTGGACCGGACACTGGAGCTGATCAGCCAGCAGATCATGAAGGAATCGAACTCCAATAACGGATTGAAGGACTATTACTTCAAACCGTCGCTTGATACGTTCGGAAGTCTTGTGGTGCCTTCGGAAAAATTGCGGGAGTTCGTCGGGGGCCTTCCTCTCATCGACTCCATTTATTTATACCGGACGGCCGATGAAATGGTGCTGAGCACCAATTCGCTTATGCCGCTCAGCCAGTTCGGCGACCAGGCGTTCGCGAGGACGGTCTTGAAGAACGGGGCGCCGCCTAAATGGCTGCCCGTCCGCGCCTACCGGGAGTTTGCCGACCAGTCCCCGGTCAACGTGGTGACGCTTGTCCGTAATGTACCGCTGCTGGGAGGGGAAAAAGGGTTTCTCGTGGTCAATGTCGGGGTGGACAAGATCGCGAAGTACGTGATGGAAATGTCCAGCTCGAAGTTCAGCTACATCCAGCTTGAGGATCAGAACGGAGCCTTCCTTCTGAATACGTCGGATACGCGCATGCGGTCGGAGATCAATTCCGCCGTTTCCAGTTATACCGGGTGGGTCATTCACAGCGGGCTTCACGACGGGGGCTTGTTCTATGTGTTTTCCCATATTCACTGGATCTGGCTTGGGGTGGCGGCGGGATTGGTTATACTGGGAGCGGTTTGGCTCATTGTCGTGACCCGGCGGAATTACCGTCCGGTGGAAATGATCGTCGACCAGATTCGCCAGTTCGCCGTGCAGAGAACCCAGCTGCTTGCGGCTTCGAGCGGCCAGGACGAGTTCCGCTTTATTGAAACCGCCTTGAGCCGGCTCATCGAGCAGTCCAACGAGTACGACCAGCAGTTCCGTGAGGACCTGCTGTACCGGCGTCAATATTTTTTTCAAGAAGCGATTACGGGCAGCCGGGTGATCACCGCCGAGGATTGGAACGGCGAGCTGAACGGGCTGACACCGGCCGGGGACAAGCGGAGGCTCTTCGTCGCGGTGATTGAGATCGACAAGTACCAGGAATTCCAGAATCAGTATAACCAGCGGGACCAGAGCCTGCTTAAGTTCGTTGTCAAAAGCGTGGTCAGCGAAATGGCGGAGAAGCATGACCTTGCCGTATGGGCGGAATGGATTGGCAATGAAAGGCTCGGCGTGCTGTTTGGAACATCGGTTGAAGAAGAGACAAGCCTGCAGGTTCTGAAGAAGCTCGGGGAAGAGCTGATCGGCTGGGTGGAGGCTAATCTTCATTTTTCCGTGACCTCGGGCTTTGGCTCAGGTGTCGAAGAGGTGGGCGAAATTCCTCTTTCCTATGAGGATGCGATCAACGCCTTGAAATACAAGACGGTGCTCGGAGGATCGGGTACGTTTCTGTATGCCGAGATGAAGACCCAGTCGGTTCATACGATCTACGACAACCTGGAGGTCATCCGCAAGCTTTCCTCCTGCTTCAAGCAGAACAATGAGGAGTGGGAGGCGATCTTCCGGGAAGTGTTCATGAATTTGCGGAACAACTTGAGCTCGAAGGAAGAAATCGTCATTGCGGCGAATTACTTATGCTACCATCTGAACCAATCGCTTAAGGAAATGGCCCAGGAATACAGAGGCCTCTGGGAGAGTGAGATCCACCCCCAGATGATGGCGGCCGTGGAGAATTTTGAAACGCTCGATGAACTGGAAGAACGGTATGCGGAGCTCCTGAGCCAAGCCTTCCGGCACCTGAGCCGGATGCGCGAGAAACGCTCGGGCCATACGCTGATCAAAGACATCAAGACCTATATCGAAAATCATTATGACGACCCCAACTTATCCCTGCAGATGATCAGTGATCATTTTCAATTGAATACCAAGTACGTCAGCCAGTTGTTCAAGGACGAAATGGGGGAGAAATTCGTGGATTATTTGGCTCATCTGCGAATCCGCCATGCCAAGGATCTTCTGAAGGAAACGAAGGCCCCGGTCCAAGATATTGCCATGAAGGTGGGGTATACTCATTCTCTTTCGTTTATCCGTATGTTCAAGAAAGTGATGA contains:
- a CDS encoding ABC transporter permease → MSNPTVQLSASRETALRLQRRRRFRMNIPLLVMFSPILVYFILFKYVPMGGLIIAFKQYNLADGILGSPWTGLDNFRLLFNSPMMVTIIKNTFVISILSVLVSFPFPILLAILLNEVRGMVYKRTIQTLVYLPHFLNWVIIGSFVVLIFAQEQGVINKIISALGGEKIQFLYNKSTWLGVFLGSGIWKEAGFGAIIYLAALGNIDPSLYESSSIDGANKLRQMWHITIPGIAPVIILMLILSMEHVMDVGFDQIYVLKNPMVGDIANVISVWSYEVGLGRGQFSITTALGFFQSLVGLVLVLTANKIARKFGQGLW
- a CDS encoding type 2 periplasmic-binding domain-containing protein, which produces MINKKKSALLAMTTVLAAGSLLAACGKEGDKGEGAGKASEGADGKKGKISVMVYDRGRVPAEEGTYDKNRWTEWINKNAPAEVTFVPIPRNKPEDKLNVLLASGSAPDFIQDYNPLNKNAWYASKQLMPLDDLIEKHSVEYKALLNKYPILRKLGTQDDGKLYEVGAFTQTDINWVFLVRNDWLKKLNLEVPKTTEELYNVAKAFTENDPDGNGKKDTFGISLGGGFNQNIFNWIFGLPGAGYALEDGKMVYPWKQMEAIADFKKRLYQDGLIDKDFAADANGEKAKRDFVNGKIGFYTMQWADVKATFEALKKNVPDAQLVPIALPKSSFGQFVPALNPPAQTPGVVNAAAKDPVAVIKYIDFLNKEDTVKALKWGLEGEHYKLDANGCPAPVNLEKNKKEKDWNADYSMVSSSTDATRKCDPRIMEIDTSSPVGQEYKAILETARKIYLNPATPMPGFFLNAPAKPNELDMIEQSVSKLGDEYTKAIVTKDYTPEKATQTAKDMWTKAGGGKIDEWYNTFYSKNKDKIVTVTDIYEKK
- a CDS encoding carbohydrate ABC transporter permease encodes the protein MRTSLGEKIFYGVNAFLLGLLGISCILPILHIVSLSLSSEHAVMSGFVGLWPVGFTTDSYKLLIEGTNIVNAFKNSVVITVVGTALNILFTILAAYPLSRTYFYWRKPLSLLIVFTMLFTAGLIPSYLLIKSLGLVNSYGALWLPALVSVYNLLVLKTFFENIPGELEDAARIDGCSETRLIMQIMLPLSMPVIATLVLFYAVGHWNSFFNVMIYINSSDKHNLTVLVQQMIMNSQLAQQVTEGQFSDDLTQSVTPQSIQSAGVIAMLLPMLIVYPFLQKYFVKGVMIGSIKG
- a CDS encoding aldo/keto reductase — protein: MKYRTLGGTGLQVSALSFGASSLGSVFRETDESESIRTVEEAVDSGINLIDVSPYYGLTKAETVLGKAIASIPRDRFLLSTKAGRYGDREFDFSERRILQSVEESLARLQTDYVDILFLHDIEFVPFDEVAEGAFRALETLKQSGKIRFGGVSGLPLTVFEKALAHTSLDAVLSYCHYSLNDTSLLSLLPLLEEWGVGLVNASPLSMGLLGHRPVAEWHPASGEIKRVCREAAAYCERQGADLAKLAVQFATANERIPTTLVSTANPEHIRRNVQWTEEPMDESLLKEVLRILEPIRNQTWVSGLPEYNPELPS
- a CDS encoding AraC family transcriptional regulator, with amino-acid sequence MPGKWFKRLLLSYLPIFVLVIFSLSILFFVIVNKVSREEAKQANQVFMEQVLVQLDRTLELISQQIMKESNSNNGLKDYYFKPSLDTFGSLVVPSEKLREFVGGLPLIDSIYLYRTADEMVLSTNSLMPLSQFGDQAFARTVLKNGAPPKWLPVRAYREFADQSPVNVVTLVRNVPLLGGEKGFLVVNVGVDKIAKYVMEMSSSKFSYIQLEDQNGAFLLNTSDTRMRSEINSAVSSYTGWVIHSGLHDGGLFYVFSHIHWIWLGVAAGLVILGAVWLIVVTRRNYRPVEMIVDQIRQFAVQRTQLLAASSGQDEFRFIETALSRLIEQSNEYDQQFREDLLYRRQYFFQEAITGSRVITAEDWNGELNGLTPAGDKRRLFVAVIEIDKYQEFQNQYNQRDQSLLKFVVKSVVSEMAEKHDLAVWAEWIGNERLGVLFGTSVEEETSLQVLKKLGEELIGWVEANLHFSVTSGFGSGVEEVGEIPLSYEDAINALKYKTVLGGSGTFLYAEMKTQSVHTIYDNLEVIRKLSSCFKQNNEEWEAIFREVFMNLRNNLSSKEEIVIAANYLCYHLNQSLKEMAQEYRGLWESEIHPQMMAAVENFETLDELEERYAELLSQAFRHLSRMREKRSGHTLIKDIKTYIENHYDDPNLSLQMISDHFQLNTKYVSQLFKDEMGEKFVDYLAHLRIRHAKDLLKETKAPVQDIAMKVGYTHSLSFIRMFKKVMNVTPGDYRKQNTLARGQE